GCCATCGGCATTGTGGTGGACGATGCCATTGTAGTAGTCGAGGCTGTGCACGCCAAGCTCGAAAGCGGCTACACCTCGCCGCGCAAGGCCGCCATCGACGCCATGAGCGAGATAACCGGCGCTATTTTGAGCATCACGCTGGTAATGGCGGCGGTTTTTTTACCGGTTACGTTTATTACGGGCTCGGTGGGCGTGTTTTATAAACAATTCGGGATAACGCTGGCGGTGGCCATCCTGATTTCGGCCATCAACGCGCTCACGCTGTGCCCGGCCCTGGCGGCGCTGTTCCTGCTGCCGCCGCACCACCAGACCAACCCCGCCGACCCGGCCGCCCCCGATGGCCAGCCCGCACCGGCTGCGCCAGTGCGCCGAAAAAGACGTTTATGCAGCGCTTCAGCATCGCCTTTAATGCGGCGTATGATGCGCTGGTGGGCAAGTACACCCGCGCTGTGCAGTTTTTGGCGGGGCGCAAGTGGCTGGCGCTGGCGGGCGTGGCGGGCTTCGCCGGGTTTCTGTATTTTTTAATGACGAGCACCCCGAGCAGCTTCGTACCCAATGAGGACATGGGTACCATTTTCGTGAACGTGAGCCTGCCGCCCGCCTCCACGCTGGAGCGCACCACGGCCGTTAACAACGAGGTCGATAGCCTGATTCGAACCATTCCGGCGGTGCGGGGTACGCTGCGCATTACGGGCCAGAATTTTTTGGCCGGCCAGGGTAGCGCCTACGGCATGGTGATTGTGCGCCTCAAGCCCTGGGATGAGCGCAAGGACATGAACAACGAGGCGGTTATCAAGAAGATAACGCAGCTTACGTCCCACATCCGGGCCGGCGAAATCCGCAGCAACTCGCAGCCCACTATTACGGGCTTCGGGCAGACGGGTGGCTTCACGTTTCAGCTTCAGGACCGGGGCGGGCACTCCGTGGCCGAGTTTTATAAAGTGGCGCAGGATTTTCTGGCGGCGCTCAACCAGCGGCCCGAAATCCAGTTTGCCTCCACCGCCTTCAATCCCGGCTTTCCGCAGTATCAGCTGGCGGTGAACGTGGCGAAGGTGAAGGAAGCCGGCCTCAAGGAATCCGACATTCTCAACGCTATGCAGGTGTACTACGGGGGCTCCTATGCCTCTAATTTCAACCAGTTTGGCAAGCAGTACCGGGTGATGGTGCAGGCCGACACCAGCTACCGCGCCAGCCCCGAGGGCCTGAGTAAGATATTCGTGCGCAACGCCACCGGCGCGATGGCGCCCATCACCGAATTTGTGACGCTGACGCGGGTTTTTGGTCCCGAAACCTTGTCGCGCTTCAACCTCTTCACGGCTATCTCAGTCAACGGCTCGCCCAAGGAGGGCGTCAGCTCGGGGCAGGCGCTGGTAGCCATTCAGGAAGTGGCGGCCCAGAAGCTGCCGGCCGGCTACGGGTTCGAGTTTTCGGGCATCAGCCGCGAGGAGCAGGGCAGCGGCAAGCAGTCGCTCTACATTTTCGCGCTCTCGCTCATC
The genomic region above belongs to Hymenobacter sp. BRD128 and contains:
- a CDS encoding efflux RND transporter permease subunit, translating into MGKYTRAVQFLAGRKWLALAGVAGFAGFLYFLMTSTPSSFVPNEDMGTIFVNVSLPPASTLERTTAVNNEVDSLIRTIPAVRGTLRITGQNFLAGQGSAYGMVIVRLKPWDERKDMNNEAVIKKITQLTSHIRAGEIRSNSQPTITGFGQTGGFTFQLQDRGGHSVAEFYKVAQDFLAALNQRPEIQFASTAFNPGFPQYQLAVNVAKVKEAGLKESDILNAMQVYYGGSYASNFNQFGKQYRVMVQADTSYRASPEGLSKIFVRNATGAMAPITEFVTLTRVFGPETLSRFNLFTAISVNGSPKEGVSSGQALVAIQEVAAQKLPAGYGFEFSGISREEQGSGKQSLYIFALSLIFVYLLLSAQYESYILPFAVLLSIPIGLSGTYLFARLFGIDNNIYLQISVIMLIGLLAKNAILIIEFSLARRRDHGLEILDAAIEGAKARLRPILMTSFAFVFGLLPLLFASGAGANGNKSIGAGAIGGMLFGTLVGVFFIPVLFLIFESLQERISGPPKTREQLEKEEVAGGPPKPAGDKKPDQPKPEEQPAPQPAMA